One segment of Fusobacterium massiliense DNA contains the following:
- the megL gene encoding methionine gamma-lyase, with product MEMRKKGLGTVAIHSGTVKNLYGTLAVPVYQTSTFIFDSAEQGGRRFALEEGGYIYTRLGNPTTTVLEEKIAALEEGEAAIATSSGMGAIASTLWTVLKAGDHIVTDKTLYGCTFALMSHGLTKFGIDVTFVDTSNLEEVKAAMRENTRVVYLETPANPNLKIVDLEEVSKIAHKNPNTLVVVDNTFATPYIQKPLTLGADIVVHSVTKYLNGHGDVIAGLVITNKELATQIRFVGLKDMTGSVLGPQDAYYAIRGMKTFEVRMERHCKNAQIVAEFLDKHSKIDKVYYPGLAGHVGYEIAKKQMKAFGGMISFELKGGYEAGITLLNNLKLCSLAVSLGDTETLIQHPASMTHSPYTKEERLKAGITDGLVRLSVGLENVEDIIADLEQGLEKIK from the coding sequence ATGGAAATGAGAAAAAAAGGGTTAGGGACAGTGGCTATACATTCAGGAACAGTTAAGAATTTATATGGGACTTTAGCAGTACCTGTATATCAAACTTCAACTTTTATTTTTGATTCAGCAGAACAAGGTGGAAGAAGATTTGCTTTAGAAGAAGGAGGATATATTTATACGAGATTAGGGAATCCGACAACAACAGTTTTAGAGGAAAAAATAGCAGCTCTCGAAGAAGGAGAAGCAGCTATAGCGACTAGTTCTGGTATGGGAGCTATTGCTTCAACATTATGGACTGTTTTAAAAGCTGGAGATCATATTGTGACTGATAAAACACTTTATGGTTGTACTTTTGCTTTGATGAGTCATGGTTTAACTAAATTTGGGATAGATGTAACTTTTGTTGATACTTCAAATTTAGAAGAAGTAAAAGCAGCTATGAGAGAAAATACAAGAGTTGTTTACCTTGAAACGCCTGCTAATCCTAATTTAAAAATAGTTGACTTAGAAGAAGTTAGTAAAATAGCACATAAGAATCCAAATACCTTAGTTGTTGTAGATAATACTTTTGCTACACCTTATATACAAAAACCTTTAACTTTAGGTGCCGATATTGTAGTTCATTCGGTAACGAAATATTTGAATGGACACGGAGATGTAATAGCGGGTTTAGTTATAACTAATAAAGAACTTGCAACTCAAATTCGTTTTGTTGGATTGAAAGATATGACAGGTTCTGTTTTAGGACCTCAAGATGCTTATTATGCAATTAGAGGAATGAAAACTTTTGAAGTACGAATGGAAAGACATTGTAAAAATGCTCAAATAGTAGCTGAATTTTTAGATAAACATTCTAAAATAGATAAAGTATATTATCCAGGATTAGCTGGACATGTTGGATATGAGATAGCTAAAAAACAAATGAAAGCTTTTGGTGGAATGATTTCATTTGAATTAAAAGGAGGATATGAAGCAGGAATAACTTTATTAAATAATTTAAAATTGTGTTCTTTGGCTGTTTCTTTAGGGGATACAGAAACTTTAATACAACACCCTGCTTCAATGACACATTCTCCTTACACAAAAGAAGAAAGATTAAAAGCAGGAATTACAGATGGTTTAGTAAGATTATCTGTTGGTCTTGAAAATGTTGAAGATATAATAGCTGACTTAGAACAAGGTCTTGAAAAAATTAAATAG
- a CDS encoding aminotransferase-like domain-containing protein, translating to MKDSIIRESDISISTQLYDILRKTIIEKKWKENQKYYSVRQLSIRYNVNPNTVLKVIHILEDEGYLYSVKGKGCFIKKGYNNDISVRMTPILNTFKFGQFSKETEINLSNGAPPKEFFPIKDYNKLLNEILNDKENINSLMGYQNIQGLESLREVLSDFTKKYGIISDKNNMILCSGTQMALQLISTSFGINPKKTIALSNPTYQNAIFILKNFCDIEYIDLQYDGWNMKEFENLLKNKKIDFVYIMTNFQNPTGISWSFVKKRHLLALAEKFDFYIIEDECFSDFFYYSQKTPHSLKALDKNDRVFFIKTFSKIVMPGISLALFIPPKKYIENLSLNKYFIETTTSGINQKFLEFFIKRGLLDKHLSNLRNVLKEKMDFTLNLLQNIKHIEVIFEPKGGFFIWLKLAHYIDSEKFYYKCKLRGLSILPSFVFSSTTKELKSRIRISIVSASMQEIKKGVEIIEDILNHCENLDM from the coding sequence ATGAAAGATTCAATTATTAGAGAATCTGATATCTCTATTTCAACTCAACTTTATGATATTTTAAGGAAAACTATTATTGAAAAGAAATGGAAAGAAAATCAAAAATACTATTCTGTAAGACAATTATCTATAAGATATAACGTTAATCCAAATACTGTTTTAAAAGTAATACATATTTTAGAAGACGAAGGATATTTATATAGTGTGAAAGGTAAAGGTTGTTTTATAAAAAAAGGTTATAACAACGATATTAGTGTGAGAATGACACCCATTTTAAACACTTTTAAATTCGGGCAGTTTTCTAAAGAAACTGAAATTAATCTTTCAAATGGAGCACCCCCTAAGGAATTTTTTCCTATCAAAGATTATAATAAATTATTAAATGAAATTTTAAACGATAAAGAAAATATAAATTCTTTGATGGGTTATCAAAATATACAGGGCTTAGAAAGTTTAAGAGAAGTTTTAAGTGATTTCACAAAAAAATATGGAATTATTTCTGATAAAAATAATATGATTCTATGTTCTGGTACTCAAATGGCACTTCAACTTATTAGTACCTCTTTTGGAATAAATCCTAAAAAAACTATAGCATTATCTAATCCAACCTATCAAAATGCAATCTTTATATTAAAAAACTTTTGTGATATTGAGTATATAGACTTACAATATGATGGCTGGAATATGAAAGAGTTTGAAAATTTATTAAAAAATAAAAAAATAGATTTTGTTTATATTATGACAAATTTTCAAAATCCAACTGGAATTAGTTGGAGTTTTGTTAAAAAAAGACATTTATTGGCTCTTGCTGAAAAGTTTGATTTTTATATTATTGAAGATGAATGTTTTTCTGATTTTTTTTATTACTCTCAAAAAACTCCTCATTCTTTAAAAGCATTAGATAAAAATGATAGAGTTTTCTTTATTAAAACTTTTTCAAAAATTGTTATGCCAGGAATTTCTTTAGCTTTATTTATTCCACCTAAAAAATATATAGAAAACCTAAGCTTAAACAAATATTTTATTGAAACTACAACATCTGGAATAAATCAAAAATTTTTAGAATTTTTTATTAAAAGAGGGCTTTTAGACAAACACCTATCTAACCTTAGAAATGTTTTAAAAGAAAAAATGGATTTCACTTTAAACTTACTTCAAAATATTAAGCATATTGAAGTTATATTTGAGCCTAAAGGTGGCTTTTTTATTTGGCTCAAACTTGCACACTACATAGATAGTGAGAAATTTTATTATAAGTGTAAACTTCGTGGGCTTAGTATTCTTCCAAGCTTTGTTTTTAGCTCTACTACTAAAGAGTTGAAATCAAGAATAAGAATTAGTATAGTTTCGGCTTCTATGCAAGAAATTAAAAAAGGTGTTGAAATAATAGAAGATATTCTGAATCATTGTGAAAATTTAGATATGTAA
- the deoD gene encoding purine-nucleoside phosphorylase codes for MSIHIAAKMGEIVDTVLLPGDPKRAKWIAEKYLEDVVCYSDIRGMFGFTGVYKGKRISVQGTGMGIPSMSIYATELMKDYGVKNLIRVGSAGSYQKEIKIRDVVVAMSASTDSNINNRRFPNGNFSPTANFELFEKLLETSKELKINIKAGNVLTSDEFYNDDPNYYKKWADFGVLAVEMETAGLYTLASKYKTKALSILTVSDSLVSPEITTSEEREKSFSEMIELALETAVKIK; via the coding sequence ATGAGTATTCATATTGCAGCTAAGATGGGAGAAATTGTTGATACTGTTTTATTACCTGGAGATCCAAAGAGAGCTAAATGGATAGCTGAAAAATATTTAGAAGATGTAGTTTGTTATTCAGATATAAGAGGAATGTTTGGATTTACAGGAGTATATAAAGGGAAAAGGATATCTGTTCAAGGTACAGGAATGGGGATTCCTTCAATGAGTATTTATGCTACAGAGTTAATGAAAGACTATGGTGTAAAAAATTTAATTAGAGTCGGTTCAGCAGGTTCATATCAAAAAGAAATTAAAATAAGAGATGTTGTTGTTGCAATGTCAGCTTCTACAGACTCAAATATAAATAATAGAAGATTTCCAAATGGAAATTTTTCACCGACAGCAAATTTTGAACTGTTCGAAAAATTACTAGAAACTTCAAAAGAGTTAAAAATTAATATAAAAGCAGGAAATGTATTAACGAGTGATGAATTTTATAACGATGATCCAAATTATTACAAAAAATGGGCAGATTTTGGAGTGTTAGCTGTTGAAATGGAAACGGCAGGACTTTATACACTGGCTTCAAAATATAAGACTAAAGCTTTATCAATTTTAACTGTATCTGATTCTTTAGTTAGTCCTGAAATTACTACTTCAGAAGAGAGAGAAAAAAGTTTTTCAGAAATGATAGAACTAGCTTTAGAAACAGCAGTAAAGATAAAATAA
- the ybeY gene encoding rRNA maturation RNase YbeY has translation MDLVVDFSCDISDEKFDEFIDELNANDYLENYIKKVLEIEEIESDRPLYLSLLLTDNEKIQVINRDFRSKDAPTDVISFAYHETEDFNIGPYDTLGDIIISLERVEEQAKEYNHSFKREFYYVLTHGILHILGYDHIEEEDKKIMREREEIILSSFGYTRDN, from the coding sequence ATGGATTTAGTAGTTGATTTTAGTTGTGATATATCAGATGAAAAATTTGATGAATTTATAGATGAATTAAATGCGAATGATTATTTAGAAAACTATATAAAGAAAGTATTAGAAATTGAAGAGATTGAGTCAGATAGACCACTTTATTTATCTTTATTATTGACAGATAATGAAAAAATACAAGTTATTAATAGAGATTTTAGATCAAAAGATGCCCCAACTGATGTAATTTCCTTTGCTTATCATGAAACAGAAGATTTTAATATAGGACCCTATGATACTTTGGGAGATATTATTATTTCTCTTGAAAGGGTAGAAGAACAAGCTAAAGAATATAATCATTCATTTAAAAGAGAATTTTATTATGTTTTAACACATGGAATATTACATATTTTAGGCTATGATCATATAGAAGAAGAAGATAAGAAAATAATGAGAGAACGAGAAGAAATAATTTTATCTTCTTTTGGATATACTAGAGATAACTAA
- a CDS encoding HD family phosphohydrolase has product MKKFTLFGFKFSLDIKKTEENEEEKFSDSYLLKEKVFYLLLAFFLITISSKIPILFRNNNYMVGDVVKSDIYSSKTIVFRDKAAKDKIIQDMINNFDKEYIYSSDAADIYLTEFENFDKEIIAIKKGKLENFDYGSFEKKTGKALSSKLIKRILEKDEKTINKTFEKIGKILKKAYSQGVYRENNSIKINEPVNSEINELNSLEKEIVENFLVPNYIYDEEKTKNIISEKVSQIKDQYIEIKAGTLIAKTGEVLTERKINILDKLGIYNYKMSIFIILLNIVFLLVISSIFNVVTLRFYSREILQKNKYRACFLLTVVTLLLFRIVPSSMIYLLPFDTILLLLLFITRPRFSIFLTMIMLAYILPMTDYDLKYFTVEVITILATGFLSKNMGTRSSIIATGIQLAILKILLYLILSFFSVEESFEVALNTIKMFVSGMFSGMITIALLPYFEKTFNILTVFRLIELADLSHPLLRKLSIEAPGTFQHSMMVATLSENAVIEIGGDAIFTRVACYYHDIGKTKRPQYYVENQSNGTNLHDSISPFMSKMIILAHTREGAEMAKRYKIPKEIRDIMFEHQGTTLLAYFYNKVKKDNPEIPEEEFRYSGPKPQSKESAVILLADSIEAAVRSLDVKDPVKIEEMVRRIVNAKISDNQLSDANITFKEVETIINSFLKTFSAIYHERIKYPGQK; this is encoded by the coding sequence ATGAAAAAATTTACTTTATTTGGCTTTAAATTTTCTTTGGATATAAAAAAAACTGAAGAAAATGAAGAAGAAAAATTTTCCGATAGTTATTTGCTCAAAGAAAAAGTATTTTACTTACTTTTAGCATTTTTCTTGATAACAATATCTTCAAAAATACCAATATTATTTAGAAATAATAACTATATGGTTGGAGATGTTGTAAAATCGGATATATATTCATCTAAAACTATTGTTTTTAGAGATAAAGCTGCAAAAGATAAGATAATACAGGATATGATAAATAATTTTGATAAAGAATATATTTATTCAAGTGATGCAGCTGATATATATTTAACAGAATTTGAAAATTTTGATAAAGAAATAATAGCTATAAAAAAGGGAAAGTTAGAAAATTTTGATTACGGTAGTTTTGAAAAAAAGACAGGGAAAGCACTTTCGAGTAAATTAATAAAAAGAATTTTAGAAAAAGATGAAAAAACAATCAATAAAACATTTGAAAAAATTGGGAAAATACTGAAAAAAGCTTACTCACAAGGAGTATATAGAGAGAATAACTCAATAAAAATAAATGAACCTGTAAATTCCGAAATAAACGAGTTAAATAGTTTAGAAAAAGAGATTGTAGAGAATTTTTTAGTACCAAACTATATTTATGATGAAGAAAAAACTAAAAATATAATAAGTGAAAAAGTTTCACAAATAAAAGATCAGTATATAGAAATAAAAGCTGGAACATTAATAGCAAAAACAGGAGAGGTTTTAACAGAAAGAAAAATAAATATTTTAGATAAATTAGGAATATATAACTATAAAATGAGTATATTTATAATTCTTCTAAATATAGTATTTTTATTGGTAATTTCAAGTATATTTAATGTAGTTACATTAAGATTTTATAGCAGAGAAATACTACAAAAAAATAAATATAGGGCCTGTTTTCTTTTAACAGTAGTCACTTTACTATTATTTAGAATAGTTCCAAGCTCAATGATATACTTATTGCCTTTTGATACAATATTATTATTGTTATTATTTATAACTAGGCCTAGATTTAGTATATTTTTAACTATGATAATGTTAGCTTATATATTACCGATGACAGATTATGATTTAAAGTATTTTACAGTCGAAGTAATTACAATACTTGCAACAGGCTTTTTAAGTAAAAATATGGGAACTAGATCTTCAATAATTGCTACTGGAATACAATTAGCTATTTTAAAAATACTTTTATACTTAATTTTGAGTTTCTTTTCAGTTGAAGAAAGTTTTGAAGTGGCTTTAAATACAATTAAAATGTTTGTTTCTGGAATGTTTTCTGGAATGATAACAATAGCTCTTTTACCATATTTTGAAAAGACATTTAATATATTAACTGTCTTTAGACTTATAGAGTTAGCAGATTTATCTCATCCGTTACTTAGAAAGCTTTCGATAGAAGCTCCGGGAACTTTCCAACATTCAATGATGGTTGCAACTTTATCTGAAAATGCAGTTATTGAAATTGGAGGAGATGCTATATTTACAAGAGTTGCTTGTTATTATCATGATATTGGAAAAACAAAAAGACCTCAATATTATGTGGAAAATCAATCTAATGGGACAAATTTACATGACAGTATTTCTCCTTTTATGAGTAAAATGATAATCTTAGCTCATACTAGAGAGGGAGCTGAAATGGCTAAGAGATATAAAATTCCAAAAGAAATTAGAGATATTATGTTTGAACACCAAGGAACAACTTTACTTGCTTATTTTTATAATAAAGTGAAGAAAGATAATCCTGAAATACCTGAAGAAGAATTTAGATATTCTGGACCAAAGCCTCAATCAAAGGAATCAGCTGTAATTCTTTTGGCTGATTCGATAGAAGCTGCTGTTAGATCTTTAGATGTAAAAGATCCTGTTAAGATTGAGGAAATGGTTAGAAGAATTGTTAATGCGAAAATTAGTGACAATCAGCTTTCAGATGCAAATATAACATTTAAGGAAGTTGAAACTATAATAAATTCTTTCTTAAAGACGTTTAGTGCTATATATCATGAAAGAATTAAATACCCTGGTCAAAAATAA